GCGACGGCACCGTTGGCCGACCAGGTGGCCGGGGTGGCGCCGTCGGATTTGGCCGGAACCCAGTCGTCCATGTTGAACAGGCCGGTGGCCGGGTCGTAGTTCAGCTCGCCACCGGCGGCCATGCCTGCCGTGTCCAGGCTGCCATCGGTGTTGAACAGCAGGCTCGAGGTGTGCGGGTCGGTGCTGGTGGGGTCGGACGGGTTACGGCCATCCACCAGGACCGCCATGGTCCAGTTGTTGCTGACCGGCGGGGTGGCGGCCGGGTCCGCATTGTTGATGAAGTATTGGGTCATGACATGGGCGTTGCCCTGGGAGTCATAGATGTTGACCGAGGTGGACGAGGTGTAGGTGGTCGGGTCGCTCGGGTCGAACGGGGTATTGGTCGGCGCCTTGGTGGTGGAGTTCAGGTTGAACTTCTGGGCGACCTCGGTGGTGGCCCTGGGCGCCTGGTTCGCGGTCTGGATCTGCAGGTCGCTGACCACGCCGTTCTGGACGTTGCCGTTGCCGTCGATGCCGTAGCCCTGCAGCCGGTAGCCGAAATTGTTGACGATGTAGCCATTGCGGTCCGTGCCGAAGTAGCCGGCGCGCGTGTAGCTGATTTCACCGTTGTTGCTGGTCTGGAAGAAGCCGTTGCCGTTGATGGCCAGGTCCAGGGCGTTCTGGGTGTAGTTGATGTTGCCCTGGTTGAACAGCTGGGACACATCGCCCAGCGACACGCCACTGCCCTGGGCGTTCTTGCCGGTACCGAGCACCGAGGCGGCATAGACGTCGGCGAACTCCGCGCGGGATTGCTTGAAGCCCGCGGTGCCTGCGTTGGCGATGTTGTTGCCGGTGACGTTGAGGTCGCTGGTAGCCGCCCGCAGGCCGCTGAGACCGATGTTGAACGCCATTTCTATCTCCTTTGCCGGTGCTTCCCGGCGATCGTTTCCGGGAAGTTACTGACCGATGACCTGGACCTTGGACAGGCCGACGCTGCCGATACCGGCAAGGTTGAGCATCAGCTCGCCGCCGTTCTGCGCCAGGGTCACGCTGTCGACGTTGGCCGGCAGCATGGTGTAGAGCGCCTTGGTCTCGCCGCCGTACTGGGCCTGGGCCTCGAACTTGTAGGTGCCCGGCTGCATCAGTTTGCCGCTGGAGTCCTTGCCGTCCCACATGAAGCTGACGCTGCCGGCACTCTGCTCACCGAGGCTGATGCGATTCACCAGGGTGCCGGAGCTGTCGTAGACGTTGACCCAGACGTTGCTGCTGGACACCGGCAGCACGGCGCTGGCCTTGAAGGTCTCGCTGGTATCCACCACGGCCTTCTCGCTGGGGACTATGACCTTGCGCCCCACCAGGGACGAGGCCTGCAGGGCCTGGGACGACTGGTAGCCTGAGAGCAGCGAACCCATGCTGCTGTTCAGTTTCTCGATGCCCTCCACCTGGCTGAACTGGGCCAGCTGGGCGATGAACTCGCCGTTTTCCTGGGGCGACATCGGGTCCTGGTTGTTCAACTGGGCCACCAGCAGCTCGAGGAACTCGTTCTTGCCGAGGTCGTTCGACTTGGTGGCTTCGCTCTTGAGGGCGTACTGATCCAGGATCGACTGGCTGTCAGTGGTGGCGACGTTACTGATACTCATGCTGGCTCACTCCCTGTCACTGACCGAGGGTCAGCACTTTCTGCATCATCTGCTTGGCGGTGTTCATCATCTCGACGTTGGTCTGGAAGGAACGGCTGGCGGAGATCATGTCTGCCATTTCCTCCACCACGTTGACGTTCGGGTAGTAGACGTAGCCCTCGGCGTTGGCCGCCGGGTGGTTGGGCTCGTAGCGCGGGGTCAGGGTGCTCTGGTCCTCCACCACGCCCAGCACCTCGACGCCGGCACCGGACTGGTCCTGGTCGGCGAACAACGAGCCACGGTCGCCGTTGCCCAGGCTGTCCTGGAACACGGTGGCGAACACCGGGTGGCGTGCGCGGTAGGTCGTGTCGAGGCTGGAGGACACCGTCTCGGCGTTGGCGATGTTGCTGGAAATGGTGTTCAGCCGGGTGTTCTGGGCACTCATGCCGGAGCCGGCGATGCTGAAGATGCTGGACAGGGACATGTCGGGTCGCTCCGTTATTCGCCGCGCAGGGCCTTGGTCAGGCCGTTGAACTTGCTGTTGAGGAGGGTGAAGCTGGCCTGGAACTGCATGGCGTTCTCGGTGTAGTTCGCCTGCTCCAGCTGGGCATCCACGGTGTTCTGGTCGATGGCCGCCTGGAACGGAATCCGGTACTTCAGCGCCGCGTCGCCCATGTCGAAGCCATCGGCTTCAATGTGGCGTTCGTGGGTGGTGGCGGCGTGGAAGGCGCCCTGGGCCTGCTTATCCGCCTGCTGCGCCAGCACGGCGGAAAAGTCCAGGTCGCGAGCCTTGTAGTTCGGGGTGTCGGCGTTGGCGATGTTGTTGGCCAGGACCTCACCGCGCTGGGCGCGGAAGCTGAGGGCTTGCTGATGGATGCCGAGGGCCTTTTCGAAGCTGATGCTCATGTCCGGAACCTTTGCCAGTGGCAATCTGGTTTGCTTGCCTGACATTCAGCAAAGGCCGTGCCATCTTTGTTTTTCCTTTATTTTCAATACCTTGAATAAAGGACACCCGGCAATAAGCGGCAAGAGGGTTCCGCTGTCGGCGCTGGAGCGGCAAAGCGGCAAGAGGGTGTTTGCCGCCAGCAGCCGGCATGCCGGCGAATGACGCGGAGCCGTTCGCGAGCAAGCTCGCTCCTACAGGGCACGTGCGAACCTCACGCTGTAGGAGCCGGCTTGCCGGCGAATGGCGCGAAGCCGTTCGCGAGCAAGCTCGCTCCTACAGGGTAGGTGCGGGCCTCACGCTGTAGGAGCCGGCTTGCCGGCGAATGACGCAGACCCGTTCGCGAGCGAGCTCGCTCCTACAGGGTAGGTGCGGGCCTCACGTTGTAGGAGCCGGCTTGCCGGCGAATGGCGCGGAGCCGTTCGCGAGCAAGCTCGCTCCTACAGGATCGTAGGAGCCGGCTTGCCGGCGAAGCTCGCCTGCAGGGAAGCCGGCGCTCAGGGCTTGATCTGCTTCAGCTCGTTCAGAAGCTCGATCAGCTGCTGCAGCTTCTGCTCGCCGAACTGCTCCTGGATCTTCTGGTAGTTGGCTTCCATCCCCTCGCTCATGGAGATGAAGCACTGGTGGCCCTTCTCGGTGAGGTTCACCAGCACACGGCGCTGGTCCTGGGGGGCCTTGC
This genomic window from Pseudomonas furukawaii contains:
- the flgB gene encoding flagellar basal body rod protein FlgB; translation: MSISFEKALGIHQQALSFRAQRGEVLANNIANADTPNYKARDLDFSAVLAQQADKQAQGAFHAATTHERHIEADGFDMGDAALKYRIPFQAAIDQNTVDAQLEQANYTENAMQFQASFTLLNSKFNGLTKALRGE
- the flgD gene encoding flagellar hook assembly protein FlgD → MSISNVATTDSQSILDQYALKSEATKSNDLGKNEFLELLVAQLNNQDPMSPQENGEFIAQLAQFSQVEGIEKLNSSMGSLLSGYQSSQALQASSLVGRKVIVPSEKAVVDTSETFKASAVLPVSSSNVWVNVYDSSGTLVNRISLGEQSAGSVSFMWDGKDSSGKLMQPGTYKFEAQAQYGGETKALYTMLPANVDSVTLAQNGGELMLNLAGIGSVGLSKVQVIGQ
- the flgE gene encoding flagellar hook protein FlgE, translating into MAFNIGLSGLRAATSDLNVTGNNIANAGTAGFKQSRAEFADVYAASVLGTGKNAQGSGVSLGDVSQLFNQGNINYTQNALDLAINGNGFFQTSNNGEISYTRAGYFGTDRNGYIVNNFGYRLQGYGIDGNGNVQNGVVSDLQIQTANQAPRATTEVAQKFNLNSTTKAPTNTPFDPSDPTTYTSSTSVNIYDSQGNAHVMTQYFINNADPAATPPVSNNWTMAVLVDGRNPSDPTSTDPHTSSLLFNTDGSLDTAGMAAGGELNYDPATGLFNMDDWVPAKSDGATPATWSANGAVANAAGISLDIRGSTQYSSAFAVNSISQDGYTTGQLAGLEIDDTGVIFARYTNGQSKVQGQVILANFANVQGLTPVGKTGWVQSFESGEPVVGTPRSGTLGALQAGALEDSNVELSDQLVNLIVAQRNYQANAKTIQTEDAVTQTIINLR
- the flgC gene encoding flagellar basal body rod protein FlgC → MSLSSIFSIAGSGMSAQNTRLNTISSNIANAETVSSSLDTTYRARHPVFATVFQDSLGNGDRGSLFADQDQSGAGVEVLGVVEDQSTLTPRYEPNHPAANAEGYVYYPNVNVVEEMADMISASRSFQTNVEMMNTAKQMMQKVLTLGQ